In Luteimonas sp. MC1750, the following proteins share a genomic window:
- the hemF gene encoding oxygen-dependent coproporphyrinogen oxidase, translated as MNDFDTVRGYLTGLQDRICQAMEAADGAARFHEDAWTRPDERADGGLSGGGRTRILRDGAVFEQAGIGFSDVSGTRLPPSATASRPELAGASWRAVGVSLVFHPRNPYLPTTHANVRHFRAERDGETVASWFGGGFDLTPFYPFDADVLHWHRTARALCEPFGGASRYEAHKAWCDDYFVLKHRGETRGVGGLFFDDLADDFERDFAYMRAVGDGFLEAWLPIVQRRKAMAYGEREREFQLYRRGRYVEFNLVWDRGTHFGLQSGGRSESILMSLPPLARWEYGFQPEPGSPESRLADYLRPRDWLRELGASR; from the coding sequence ATGAACGATTTCGACACCGTCCGCGGCTACCTGACCGGCCTCCAGGACCGCATCTGCCAAGCCATGGAGGCCGCCGACGGCGCGGCGCGCTTCCACGAGGATGCGTGGACGCGCCCCGACGAACGCGCCGACGGCGGACTCTCCGGCGGCGGGCGCACCCGGATCCTGCGCGACGGCGCGGTCTTCGAGCAGGCCGGCATCGGCTTCTCCGACGTCTCCGGCACGCGCCTGCCGCCCTCGGCCACCGCCAGCCGGCCGGAACTTGCCGGCGCCTCGTGGCGCGCGGTGGGCGTGTCGCTGGTGTTCCACCCGCGCAACCCCTACCTGCCGACCACCCACGCCAACGTCCGCCATTTCCGCGCCGAGCGCGACGGCGAGACCGTGGCCTCCTGGTTCGGCGGCGGCTTCGACCTCACGCCCTTCTATCCCTTCGACGCCGACGTGCTGCACTGGCACCGCACCGCCCGCGCGCTGTGCGAGCCCTTCGGCGGCGCATCGCGCTACGAGGCGCACAAGGCCTGGTGCGACGACTACTTCGTCCTCAAGCACCGCGGCGAGACCCGTGGCGTCGGCGGGCTGTTCTTCGACGACCTGGCCGACGACTTCGAACGCGACTTCGCCTACATGCGCGCGGTCGGCGATGGCTTCCTCGAGGCCTGGCTGCCGATCGTCCAGCGCCGCAAGGCGATGGCCTACGGCGAGCGCGAGCGCGAGTTCCAGCTCTACCGCCGCGGCCGCTACGTCGAGTTCAACCTGGTCTGGGACCGCGGCACGCATTTCGGCCTGCAGTCCGGCGGCCGCAGCGAATCGATCCTGATGAGCCTGCCGCCTCTCGCGCGCTGGGAATACGGCTTCCAGCCCGAACCGGGCAGCCCGGAATCACGCCTGGCCGACTACCTGCGGCCGCGCGACTGGCTGCGCGAGCTCGGCGCCTCCCGGTAG
- the glk gene encoding glucokinase has product MDPNLTQDSPSGAPQRPAGAELALVADIGGTNARFALCDPGAATPGLLEPRSLPTAGFASLQHAAEHYLAGVAARPRRAAIALACPVGGDEMRLTNRAWSFNRHELRDALGLDELRLVNDFGAIARAVPALAEGERVVLHGQDHALERGPVSVIGPGTGFGVGLLVGSAEQGWEVVETEGGHVSFAPLGDEERALADWATARHGRASWERLLSGSGLSAIDAVLRAPRASPDGAMRDPAEVVAAALDGHDLVARRALARFCAILGSVAGDVAMVHGARAVVIAGGIVPRFLPFLRASAFRERFLAKGRFATYLEPVSVQVATHPNPGLLGAALALGSGRAGA; this is encoded by the coding sequence ATGGACCCCAACCTGACCCAGGACAGCCCTTCCGGGGCACCGCAGCGACCCGCCGGCGCGGAACTCGCCCTGGTCGCCGACATCGGCGGCACCAACGCGCGCTTCGCGCTGTGTGATCCGGGTGCGGCCACGCCCGGCCTGCTGGAGCCCCGCTCGCTGCCGACGGCCGGGTTCGCCAGCCTGCAGCACGCCGCCGAGCACTACCTCGCCGGCGTCGCGGCGCGGCCGCGGCGCGCCGCGATCGCGCTCGCCTGCCCGGTGGGCGGCGACGAGATGCGCCTCACCAACCGCGCCTGGTCGTTCAACCGCCACGAGCTGCGCGACGCGCTGGGCCTGGACGAACTGCGCCTGGTCAACGACTTCGGCGCGATCGCGCGCGCGGTGCCTGCGCTGGCCGAAGGCGAACGCGTCGTCCTGCATGGCCAGGACCACGCGCTGGAGCGCGGCCCGGTCAGCGTGATCGGACCGGGCACGGGCTTCGGCGTCGGCCTGCTGGTGGGCAGCGCGGAGCAGGGCTGGGAGGTGGTCGAAACCGAGGGCGGGCATGTCAGCTTCGCGCCGCTGGGCGACGAGGAGCGCGCGCTGGCCGACTGGGCGACCGCGCGCCACGGGCGCGCCTCCTGGGAGCGCCTGCTGTCCGGCAGCGGCCTTTCGGCCATCGACGCCGTGCTGCGCGCACCGCGTGCCTCTCCGGACGGGGCCATGCGCGACCCGGCGGAGGTCGTGGCCGCCGCGCTCGACGGCCACGACCTCGTGGCCCGCCGCGCCCTGGCGCGCTTCTGCGCGATCCTCGGCAGCGTCGCCGGCGACGTCGCGATGGTGCACGGCGCCCGCGCGGTGGTGATCGCAGGGGGCATCGTGCCGCGCTTCCTGCCCTTCCTGCGCGCGAGCGCCTTCCGCGAGCGTTTCCTCGCCAAGGGCCGCTTCGCGACCTACCTGGAGCCGGTGTCGGTCCAGGTCGCGACGCATCCCAATCCCGGGCTGCTCGGCGCGGCCCTGGCGCTGGGGAGCGGCCGCGCCGGGGCCTGA
- a CDS encoding prolyl oligopeptidase family serine peptidase encodes MRQRSAASLVLLPLMLAVPALPATAQPAQVLDLHQVMADPDWIGPPVERMWWSWDGGTAYYMAKRSGSNVRDTYAQPVTGGSARLVEGAARADLDAANPVFDATRSRMAFLRSGDVFVRDLRGGTLTQLTRTEAGESQLQWGRDGSLSWRSGNDWFRWTASTGAGQAASLKAEDAPGTAPKPDALRERQLRYIETLRVERERREELRTQGEAWRSEDPTRAPAPAYLGKDVEIQGSAMSPDGRWLLAVTQAKGAEAGQAGKMPKYVTESGYEEFEDVRTRVGRNDPAPQALWLVSIADGQVRELKTDALPGITADPLAALRKAAGKDALKGNRAVRIEGWGGDVSGGARWSDDGRALALMLHSVDNKDRWLATVDLSRAALQPVHRLTDEAWINWGFNEFGWMPDGRTLWFLSEESGWSQLYLSSGGRARALTSGRWEASQPVPTADGQGFLFLCNRARPGDYEVCHVGADGGAVRELTALDGVEDFVASPDGHQLLVRHSSSYVPPQLSVVPANGGAARQLTDTRSTAFKAYDWLQPETVQVPSKHGAGTVWGKYYGPKTMEPGRKYPVVLFVHGAGYLQNVSDRYPNYFREQMFHNMLVQQGYIVLDLDFRASEGYGRDWRTAIYRQMGHPELEDYLDGIDWIVANRQGDRDRVGIYGGSYGGFLTFMGLFREPGTFKAGAALRPVTDWSQYNHGYTANILNTPELDPEAYAKSSPMEYAEGLQDHLLIAHGMIDDNVFYKDSVMLAQRLIELRKDKWELASYPLERHGYVHADSWYDQYRRIHELFERTLKAP; translated from the coding sequence ATGCGCCAACGTTCCGCCGCTTCGCTCGTCCTGCTTCCGCTGATGCTCGCGGTGCCCGCGCTCCCCGCCACCGCCCAGCCGGCCCAGGTGCTCGACCTGCACCAGGTGATGGCCGACCCGGACTGGATCGGTCCGCCGGTGGAGCGGATGTGGTGGTCCTGGGACGGCGGCACCGCCTACTACATGGCCAAGCGCAGCGGCAGCAACGTCCGCGACACCTATGCGCAGCCGGTCACCGGCGGCAGCGCGCGCCTGGTCGAGGGCGCCGCGCGCGCCGACCTCGACGCGGCCAACCCGGTGTTCGATGCCACCCGCTCGCGCATGGCCTTCCTGCGCAGCGGCGACGTCTTCGTGCGTGACCTGCGCGGTGGCACGCTCACCCAGCTCACCCGCACCGAGGCCGGCGAATCCCAGCTGCAGTGGGGCCGCGACGGATCGCTGAGCTGGCGCAGCGGCAACGACTGGTTCCGCTGGACCGCCAGCACCGGCGCCGGCCAGGCCGCGAGCCTGAAGGCCGAGGACGCGCCGGGCACCGCGCCGAAGCCGGATGCGCTGCGCGAGCGCCAACTGCGCTACATCGAGACCCTGCGCGTCGAGCGCGAGCGCCGCGAGGAGCTGCGCACCCAGGGCGAGGCCTGGCGCAGCGAGGATCCGACGCGCGCGCCGGCGCCCGCCTACCTGGGCAAGGACGTCGAGATCCAGGGCAGCGCGATGTCGCCCGACGGCCGCTGGCTGCTGGCCGTCACCCAGGCCAAGGGCGCCGAGGCCGGCCAGGCCGGCAAGATGCCGAAGTACGTCACCGAATCCGGCTACGAGGAGTTCGAGGACGTGCGCACCCGCGTCGGCCGGAACGATCCGGCGCCGCAGGCGCTCTGGCTCGTCTCGATCGCCGACGGCCAGGTGCGCGAGCTGAAGACCGACGCCCTTCCCGGCATCACCGCCGACCCGCTGGCCGCGCTGCGCAAGGCCGCGGGCAAGGACGCCCTGAAGGGCAACCGCGCGGTGCGCATCGAAGGCTGGGGCGGCGACGTCTCGGGCGGCGCGCGCTGGAGCGACGACGGCCGCGCGCTGGCGCTCATGCTGCACTCGGTCGACAACAAGGACCGCTGGCTGGCCACCGTCGACCTGTCGCGGGCCGCGCTGCAGCCGGTGCACCGCCTCACCGACGAGGCCTGGATCAACTGGGGCTTCAACGAATTCGGCTGGATGCCCGATGGCCGCACGCTGTGGTTCCTGTCGGAAGAGTCCGGCTGGTCGCAGCTGTACCTGTCCAGCGGCGGCCGCGCGCGCGCGCTGACGTCGGGCCGCTGGGAAGCCTCGCAGCCGGTGCCCACCGCGGACGGGCAAGGCTTCCTGTTCCTGTGCAACCGCGCACGCCCCGGCGACTACGAGGTCTGCCACGTCGGTGCCGATGGCGGCGCGGTGCGTGAGCTGACCGCGCTGGACGGCGTCGAGGATTTCGTGGCCTCACCCGACGGCCACCAGCTGCTGGTGCGGCATTCGTCGAGCTACGTGCCTCCGCAGCTGTCGGTGGTGCCCGCCAATGGCGGCGCCGCGCGCCAGCTCACCGACACCCGCAGCACGGCGTTCAAGGCCTACGACTGGCTGCAGCCGGAAACCGTGCAGGTGCCGTCGAAGCACGGCGCGGGCACGGTCTGGGGCAAGTACTACGGTCCGAAGACCATGGAGCCGGGCCGCAAGTATCCGGTCGTGCTGTTCGTGCACGGTGCCGGCTACCTGCAGAACGTCAGCGATCGCTACCCCAACTACTTCCGCGAGCAGATGTTCCACAACATGCTCGTGCAGCAGGGCTACATCGTCCTGGACCTGGATTTCCGCGCCTCCGAAGGCTACGGCCGCGACTGGCGCACCGCGATCTACCGGCAGATGGGCCATCCGGAGCTCGAGGACTACCTCGATGGCATCGACTGGATCGTGGCGAACCGCCAGGGCGATCGCGACCGCGTCGGCATCTACGGCGGCAGCTACGGCGGCTTCCTGACCTTCATGGGCCTGTTCCGCGAACCCGGGACCTTCAAGGCCGGCGCCGCGCTGCGCCCGGTGACCGACTGGTCGCAGTACAACCACGGCTACACCGCCAACATCCTCAACACGCCCGAGCTCGATCCCGAGGCCTACGCGAAGTCCTCGCCGATGGAGTACGCCGAGGGCCTGCAGGACCACCTGCTGATCGCCCACGGCATGATCGACGACAACGTGTTCTACAAGGACTCGGTGATGCTGGCGCAGCGCCTGATCGAGCTGCGCAAGGACAAGTGGGAGCTGGCGAGCTATCCGCTGGAGCGCCACGGCTACGTGCACGCGGATTCCTGGTACGACCAGTACCGGCGCATCCACGAGCTCTTCGAGCGCACCCTGAAAGCGCCATAA
- a CDS encoding YetF domain-containing protein, which yields MSGLFDLAMPWWEFVLRAVAVYVILLVMLRLSGKRTVGQFTPFDLMVIVLLGTAVQNSLIGEDYSLLGGLILAATLIGCNWLVGFATARSDRLDKLVEGSPVLLARDGELFTPVMRAQNLSRLDVDEALRDNGLSDISGAALVTLEVDGTITVVPRDAKS from the coding sequence ATGTCCGGACTGTTCGACCTTGCAATGCCGTGGTGGGAGTTCGTCCTCCGCGCGGTCGCCGTGTACGTCATCCTGCTGGTGATGCTGCGCCTGTCGGGCAAGCGCACCGTCGGCCAGTTCACCCCGTTCGACCTGATGGTGATCGTGCTGCTGGGCACGGCGGTGCAGAACTCGCTGATCGGCGAGGACTATTCGCTCCTCGGCGGGCTGATCCTGGCGGCGACGCTGATCGGCTGCAACTGGCTGGTGGGCTTCGCGACCGCGCGCAGCGACCGCCTCGACAAGCTGGTCGAAGGCAGCCCGGTGCTGCTGGCGCGCGACGGCGAGCTGTTCACGCCGGTGATGCGTGCGCAGAACCTGAGCAGGCTCGACGTCGACGAGGCGCTGCGCGACAACGGCCTGTCCGACATCTCGGGCGCCGCGCTGGTCACGCTCGAGGTCGACGGCACCATCACCGTGGTGCCCAGGGATGCGAAGTCCTGA